In a genomic window of Mageeibacillus indolicus UPII9-5:
- a CDS encoding glutathione peroxidase — protein MTEIYNYSVKNQKGEDISLNQFKGKVLLIVNTATGCGFTPQYKKLEEIFEKYHYQGFEIIDIPCNQFAGQTPGTDEEITNFCTLKYGTKFPQMAKSNVNGDDALPLFEYLKSQKGFSGFGKGPKALMMSVMLKKIDKDYKNNPDIKWNFTKFLVDRDGNVVSRFEPTESMHEVAKAVESLL, from the coding sequence ATGACAGAAATTTATAATTATAGCGTTAAAAACCAAAAGGGTGAAGATATTTCTTTAAATCAATTCAAAGGAAAAGTATTATTGATAGTAAACACAGCAACAGGTTGCGGGTTTACTCCTCAATATAAAAAATTAGAAGAAATATTTGAAAAATATCATTACCAAGGATTTGAAATAATAGATATCCCTTGTAATCAATTTGCAGGTCAAACACCTGGAACTGATGAAGAAATAACTAATTTTTGCACGCTAAAGTATGGTACAAAGTTCCCACAAATGGCTAAATCCAATGTAAATGGTGATGATGCTTTACCATTATTTGAGTATTTAAAAAGCCAAAAAGGATTTTCTGGATTTGGAAAAGGACCAAAAGCATTGATGATGTCAGTAATGTTAAAAAAGATTGATAAAGATTATAAAAATAATCCAGATATCAAATGGAATTTTACAAAGTTTTTAGTAGATCGTGATGGAAATGTAGTTTCTCGTTTTGAACCAACTGAAAGCATGCATGAAGTTGCAAAAGCAGTTGAATCATTATTATGA
- a CDS encoding DUF2871 domain-containing protein, with product MFKLFEVYFDLIYLSLMFGMGLRTLLEKGKSRKLLAAMAILLAAGDACHLLPRVYAHLSPGGLAAYTYYLSYGQMITGLTMSVFYLLFLFYYQEKGGKITPMRRYIFFALFALRILFVLLPNNNWGGESPYYMALLRNAPFLLMGIALIVWMQQEQSLPTLRQSSLFIGGSFLFYALVVLFVPFIPIFGAFMMPKTVCYILLIFGLYKEETGNFSRYSFLKASLTCLELALILGVFYREFTKLFSYQSTNKLVLGHPHMLILGFVIFLLLYLLATIEKLDVKYIKKSYVVYILGLAYFIASILLRGIYQVAAHGHTVYADSIIAGFAGIGHLVLGVSLISICMAVLKSLRVNKSIRPY from the coding sequence ATGTTTAAATTGTTTGAGGTCTATTTCGATTTAATTTATCTGTCCTTAATGTTCGGGATGGGATTGCGTACTCTATTGGAAAAAGGTAAAAGTCGCAAGTTGTTGGCCGCAATGGCAATTTTATTAGCAGCAGGTGATGCCTGCCATCTTCTACCTCGCGTGTATGCTCACTTATCACCGGGCGGTTTGGCGGCTTATACCTATTACCTTTCTTATGGACAAATGATTACCGGCTTAACAATGAGTGTATTTTACCTACTGTTTTTGTTTTATTATCAGGAAAAAGGTGGCAAGATTACCCCGATGCGCCGCTATATATTCTTTGCCCTGTTTGCCTTGCGCATATTGTTCGTCTTGTTGCCAAACAATAACTGGGGCGGCGAAAGTCCGTATTACATGGCTCTGTTACGGAATGCACCTTTTCTGCTCATGGGGATCGCTTTGATCGTTTGGATGCAACAAGAACAAAGTTTACCTACATTGCGTCAAAGCAGTCTTTTCATCGGCGGCAGTTTCTTGTTTTACGCTCTCGTTGTTCTATTCGTACCGTTTATTCCTATTTTTGGTGCTTTTATGATGCCGAAAACCGTTTGCTACATTCTTCTTATTTTCGGGCTGTACAAAGAAGAGACCGGAAATTTCAGCCGCTACAGTTTTTTGAAAGCCTCGCTTACCTGCCTTGAATTAGCTCTTATTTTGGGGGTTTTTTATCGTGAATTTACCAAACTGTTTTCTTATCAATCCACAAATAAATTGGTTTTGGGGCATCCTCATATGTTGATCTTGGGTTTCGTGATCTTTTTACTCCTCTACCTCTTGGCCACAATTGAAAAATTAGATGTAAAATATATCAAAAAGTCTTACGTTGTTTATATTTTAGGTCTTGCCTATTTCATCGCCTCGATCCTTTTGAGAGGGATATATCAAGTTGCCGCGCATGGACATACAGTATATGCCGACTCGATCATCGCCGGATTCGCCGGTATCGGTCACCTTGTTTTGGGAGTAAGTTTGATCTCTATTTGCATGGCAGTACTCAAAAGCTTGCGCGTTAATAAGTCCATCCGGCCATATTAA
- a CDS encoding TetR/AcrR family transcriptional regulator, producing the protein MPKTTFFNLKEDKKAQIVQSLIKEFEAKTMSEATVKDIVEALEIPRGSFYQYFFSLEEAYFYILDLKFDFIHLEFLKIYTAKSNNLRQALLEYGQFLAKEIYKPENYKLFRNRYLTWNARLERDRQAYLAQFPRNEEYLKLMSDKKLSIIGALVHHLIQKLFNNEWGKATFLKEYEELVNFIMGGINYV; encoded by the coding sequence ATGCCTAAAACTACTTTTTTCAACCTAAAAGAAGACAAAAAAGCTCAAATCGTCCAATCCTTAATTAAAGAGTTTGAAGCTAAAACAATGTCGGAAGCCACCGTAAAAGATATTGTTGAGGCCTTGGAAATCCCACGTGGAAGTTTTTACCAATATTTTTTCAGTCTAGAAGAAGCTTATTTCTACATTCTAGATTTAAAATTCGATTTTATTCACCTGGAATTTTTAAAAATATATACTGCTAAGTCAAATAATTTAAGACAGGCTCTATTGGAATACGGGCAATTTTTGGCGAAAGAAATATATAAACCAGAAAATTATAAACTATTTCGCAACCGCTATCTAACTTGGAATGCACGGTTGGAGCGCGACCGTCAAGCCTATCTTGCCCAATTCCCCCGCAATGAAGAGTACTTAAAGTTGATGTCGGATAAGAAGCTGAGCATCATCGGGGCTTTGGTGCATCACCTAATCCAAAAATTATTCAACAATGAGTGGGGAAAAGCTACATTTCTCAAAGAGTATGAGGAATTAGTTAATTTTATTATGGGAGGAATAAATTATGTTTAA